A part of Sebastes umbrosus isolate fSebUmb1 chromosome 21, fSebUmb1.pri, whole genome shotgun sequence genomic DNA contains:
- the si:dkey-192l18.9 gene encoding F-box/LRR-repeat protein 7, with the protein MGANNGKLYGSEGKGSSSISSDISSSTDHTPTKAPKNVATTEGLDSSTRTLSTPSPGLILPSKSSSLSSPALSSNGHETNSSSSSSAQAETVAVVHSQPGTHTRSRQSKSHHHAPIDLLPDHALLQIFSHLPTNQLCRCARVCRRWYNLAWDPRLWSTVRLTGELLHADRAIRVLTHRLCQDTPNVCLTLETVVVNGCKRLTDRGLHVVAQCCPELRRLEVAGCYNISNDAVFEVVSRCPSLEHLNLSGCSKVTCISLTQEASLQLSPLHGQQISIHFLDMTDCFSLEDEGLRTIASHCPRLTHLYLRRCIRLTDEALRHLALHCPTIRELSLSDCRLVGDFGLREVARLEGCLRYLSVAHCTRITDVGMRYVARYCPRLRYLNARGCEGLTDHGLSHLARSCPKLKSLDVGKCPLVSDSGLEQLAMYCQGLRRVSLRACESVTGRGLKALAANCCELQLLNVQDCEVSPEALRFVRRHCRRCVIEHTNPAFY; encoded by the exons GTAAAGGCAGCTCAAGCATCTCTTCTGACATAAGTTCGAGCACAGATCACACACCAACCAAAGCTCCAAAGAATGTGGCTACCACTGAAG GTTTAGACTCCAGCACTCGGACTCTGAGCACCCCCAGCCCGGGTCTTATCCTACCATCCaagtcctcctccctctcctcaccTGCCCTCTCCAGTAACGGCCATGAGAccaactcctcttcctcctcttctgccCAAGCCGAGACCGTCGCCGTGGTCCACTCCCAACCTGGCACCCACACGCGCTCCCGCCAGTCGAAAAGCCACCACCACGCCCCCATTGACCTCCTCCCCGACCACGCCCTCCTGCAGATCTTCTCCCATCTCCCCACCAATCAGCTGTGCCGCTGCGCACGCGTGTGCCGCCGCTGGTACAACCTGGCGTGGGACCCGAGGCTGTGGAGCACCGTGAGGCTAACGGGAGAGCTGCTTCACGCCGACCGTGCCATCAGGGTGCTGACCCACCGGCTGTGCCAGGACACCCCGAACGTGTGTCTGACCCTGGAGACGGTGGTCGTGAACGGCTGCAAACGGCTCACCGACCGCGGGCTGCACGTGGTGGCTCAATGCTGCCCGGAGCTACGCCGCCTGGAGGTCGCCGGATGTTATAACATCTCTAACGACGCTGTATTTGAGGTGGTGTCCCGCTGCCCCAGCCTGGAACACCTGAACCTCTCag gcTGCTCCAAGGTCACATGTATCAGCCTCACCCAGGAGGCCTCGCTCCAGCTGTCCCCGCTACACGGCCAGCAGATCTCCATTCACTTCCTGGACATGACTGATTGTTTTTCCCTCGAGGACGAGGGCTTGCGAACTATCGCCTCCCACTGCCCCCGCCTGACACATCTGTACTTGCGTCGCTGCATCAGACTGACGGATGAAGCTTTACGCCACCTGGCTCTCCACTGCCCCACAATACGGGAGCTTAGCCTCAGTGACTGCCGCTTGGTGGGGGATTTCGGCCTGCGAGAAGTCGCCCGCCTGGAGGGCTGCCTGCGCTACCTGAGCGTGGCCCATTGCACCCGCATAACTGATGTGGGCATGCGCTACGTGGCTCGCTACTGCCCAAGACTGCGCTACTTGAACGCGAGAGGCTGCGAGGGGCTGACAGACCACGGCCTGAGCCACTTGGCAAGGAGCTGCCCCAAATTGAAGTCCCTGGATGTGGGTAAGTGCCCGCTCGTGTCGGACAGCGGGCTGGAGCAGCTGGCGATGTACTGCCAAGGCCTGAGGCGAGTGAGCCTCAGAGCGTGCGAGAGCGTGACAGGCAGAGGACTCAAAGCTCTGGCAGCAAACTGCTgcgagctgcagctcctcaacgTGCAGGACTGCGAGGTGTCGCCAGAGGCTCTGCGGTTTGTTAGACGCCACTGCCGGCGCTGCGTCATCGAGCACACAAACCCCGCTTTCTACTGA
- the LOC119480228 gene encoding TNFAIP3-interacting protein 3-like produces the protein MTLDLHKSNMSHHENTTDRPAVEKSQTTDYRQKYRLYPSLPNTDRYEVNVADRSTGEKLHTAAVYSPDSLLGDTQSDVANGDVRMKAQILVLEEQRQELLSINEKWAKEYHTMVHYYKEKVRDLKALLQHDEEEMCQEGGKKVTFGDELLKAEKEAKELRTQNSTLTRKGQHQHEEIRRLNKALEEALQTTEPLDVSSETLQDVWKHQAETYKEDFLKERRDREKLKDKYLEQEKKFRKAHSELRVLKSQVTQTRPPQPAVLECTCTNRAACPQWEVRQIDRHHIQLQRRHTP, from the exons atgaCGTTGGATCTGCACAAGTCAAACATG TCACATCATGAAAATACAACGGACCGACCAGCTGTGGAGAAATCACAGACCACAGACTACAGACAGAAATACAGACTGTATCCATCACTGCCcaacacagacag GTACGAGGTTAATGTGGCGGACCGCTCCACTGGAGAAAAGCTTCACACAGCTGCAGTTTACAGTCCCGACAGCCTGCTGGGAGACACACAG tCAGACGTTGCCAACGGTGACGTCCGAATGAAAGCACAGATACTTGTGCTGGAGGAGCAAAGGCAGGAG CTTCTTTCTATTAATGAGAAATGGGCAAAAGAGTACCACACCATGGTGCACTACTACAAAGAGAAG GTCCGAGATTTAAAAGCATTACTGCAACACGATGAAGAGGAGATGTGTCAAGAAGGAGGAAAGAAAGTCACATTTGGTGATGAGCTACTAAAAGCAGAGAAGGAGGCAAAGGAGCTGCGAACACAAAACAGCACTTTGACCCGTAAAGGGCAGCATCAGCACGAGGAGATCAGACGATTAAACAAG GCTCTAGAGGAGGCACTTCAGACTACTGAACCTCTCGATGTGAGCAGTGAAACACTACAGGATGTCTGGAAACATCAG GCCGAAACCTACAAGGAGGACTTTTTGAAGGAGCGCAGGGACCGGGAGAAGCTGAAGGACAAGTATCTGGAACAAGAGAAGAAGTTTAGAAAAGCTCACAGTGAGCTACGCGTCCTCAAATCTCAG GTGACTCAGACTCGGCCACCGCAGCCTGCTGTACTTGAATGCACCTGCACAAATCGAGCTGCATGTCCACAGTGGGAGGTCCGCCAGATTGACCGGCACCACATCCAGTTACAAAGACGTCACACGCCGTGA